The genomic region ACCCGGGAAAGCATCTCTTCTGTAACAAAAGGCCGGACGCCATCATGAACCACAACGACGTCGCATTGGTCCCCGATTTCGGCCAAGCCGTTTCTTACAGAATCCTGCCTTTCTTTCCCTCCAGCAATAATGTTCTGAATTTTTGTCAGTCGATAAGGTTTTGCGATGCTCTCCCGGACAAAGAAAAGATCGCCTTCTGGAACAACCAGCAGAATCTCATCGATGAGCGAGCTTTTTTGCAGTCGCAGCAAAGTATGAACCAGAACGGGTTTGCCGTTCATGAACAGATACTGCTTCGGGTTAGGACTCTGCATGCGCCGCCCTGAACCACCGGCAGGGATGATCGCGATCACTTTCGGTTTCATCGGAACGATCAATTCCGCTCTTCAGCAAGAGCGAGCCAATGGGCGCACAAGATAAAGCCCGGGAGTTCCAGCTCCCCCGGGCTTATGGCCGGTTTATTGTCTGGCGCCATTCCCATAGGCTTTCTTATCACCTACGATGTCCTTCAACTCCGAAAAAATCATTCGACCTGCCGTCGTCTGCAGGACACTGGTAACCAACGCCTCGACCGTTGCGCCCTGATGCCTCTGGGCATTATCCACGACAATCATCGTTCCGTCATCAAGATAAGCCACTCCCTGACCAGCTTCCTTGCCCTCCTTGATAATCTTTACCGTCATCACTTCGCCCGGAAGGACAACCGGCTTTAGGGCATTCGCCAGCTCGTTGACGTTGAGAATTCGAATTCCCTGCAACTCGGCGACTTTATTTAGATTAAAGTCATTGGTAATGATTTTGCCGTTTACCTTTTTTGCCAGCGCAACCAGTTTGGCATCCACACCCTTTATCCGGGGAAAATCCTGATCAACGATTTCGATGTTGATGCCGGCAGTCTTCTGCATCCGATTAAGGATATCCAGTCCCCGCCTTCCGCGGGAGCGCTTCATGGAATCCGAGGAGTCGGCAATGTACTGCAATTCATCCAGAACAAAACGAGGAACGACAAGAGTTCCCTCCAAAAAACCCGTATCACAGATATCCGCAAGCCTGCCGTCGATAATGGTGCTGGTATCAAGAATCCTGAAATCCTTGCTTTCCCTGTCCCCACTCTGAACATGTCCGAAGAGATTGTATAGTTCATCAATTTTTTTAGATCCGAGAACGAGTCCGAGATATCCCATGACCGCTGTCCATAGGGCATAGATCCAAGGGGCAATCTGATATTTTTCTTTGATATCGGTAATAAAATTAAGACCATAGGCAAATAAAAAAGCAATCAGCAAGCCGACGATCATACCGAACACACCACCGAATATGACCCGCAGAGACACTTTTCGGATGGCC from Syntrophus gentianae harbors:
- the ispD gene encoding 2-C-methyl-D-erythritol 4-phosphate cytidylyltransferase; translated protein: MKPKVIAIIPAGGSGRRMQSPNPKQYLFMNGKPVLVHTLLRLQKSSLIDEILLVVPEGDLFFVRESIAKPYRLTKIQNIIAGGKERQDSVRNGLAEIGDQCDVVVVHDGVRPFVTEEMLSRVIGAALQFGAAVAGVPVTDTVKEVPGDGYISRTLNRETLWLAQTPQAFQRRILQKAYRKAAEDDFHGTDDASLVEHLGTPVKMIRGDYRNIKITTPDDLVLAEAFLREDEGERFLSSSCPEY
- a CDS encoding PIN/TRAM domain-containing protein; this translates as MIVGLLIAFLFAYGLNFITDIKEKYQIAPWIYALWTAVMGYLGLVLGSKKIDELYNLFGHVQSGDRESKDFRILDTSTIIDGRLADICDTGFLEGTLVVPRFVLDELQYIADSSDSMKRSRGRRGLDILNRMQKTAGINIEIVDQDFPRIKGVDAKLVALAKKVNGKIITNDFNLNKVAELQGIRILNVNELANALKPVVLPGEVMTVKIIKEGKEAGQGVAYLDDGTMIVVDNAQRHQGATVEALVTSVLQTTAGRMIFSELKDIVGDKKAYGNGARQ